A DNA window from Solanum lycopersicum chromosome 3, SLM_r2.1 contains the following coding sequences:
- the LTL gene encoding chitin-binding lectin 1: MKETLIISVLCVVTLQYLFLVSADRLSLPHNETFGMPLSSPPPHEPSPPPPYPRCGMGGGDGKCKSNECCSIWSWCGTTESFCAPQNCQSQCPHTPSPPPPSPPPPSPSPPPPSPPPPSPSPPPPTPSPPPPAPSPPPPSPPPPSPSPPPPSPPPPSPSPPPPTPSPPPPSPSPPPPTPSPPPPAPSPPPPYPRCGMGGGGGKCKSNECCSIWSWCGTTESYCAPQNCQSQCPHTPSPSPPPTPPPPYPRCGMGGGGGKCKSNECCSIWSWCGTTESYCAPQNCQSQCPHTPSPSPPPTPPPPYPRCGMGGGGGKCKSNECCSIWSWCGTTESYCAPQNCQSQCKKNIISSVMNPMNVTYGIESF; this comes from the coding sequence atgaaggagACCTTAATTATAAGTGTTTTATGTGTGGTGACTTTGCAATATTTGTTCCTTGTCTCAGCCGATAGGCTATCTCTTCCTCATAATGAAACCTTTGGCATGCCACTTTCATCCCCACCTCCGCATGAACCTTCACCTCCACCTCCATATCCGCGATGTGGAATGGGAGGTGGTGATGGAAAATGTAAAAGCAATGAGTGTTGTAGTATTTGGAGTTGGTGTGGAACAACAGAAAGTTTTTGTGCTCCGCAAAATTGTCAAAGTCAATGTCCACACACACCTTCACCTCCACCTCCATCCCCACCTCCGCCTTCACCTTCACCTCCACCTCCATCCCCACCTCCCCCTTCACCCTCACCTCCACCTCCGACTCCATCCCCACCTCCACCTGCACCTTCACCTCCACCTCCATCCCCACCTCCGCCTTCACCTTCACCTCCACCTCCATCCCCACCTCCCCCTTCACCCTCACCTCCACCTCCGACTCCATCCCCTCCTCCCCCTTCACCCTCACCTCCACCTCCGACTCCATCCCCACCTCCACCTGCACCTTCACCTCCACCTCCATATCCGCGATGTGGAATGGGAGGTGGTGGTGGAAAATGTAAAAGCAATGAGTGTTGTAGTATTTGGAGTTGGTGTGGAACAACAGAAAGTTATTGTGCTCCGCAAAATTGTCAAAGTCAATGTCCACACACACCTTCACCCTCACCTCCACCTACACCTCCACCTCCATATCCGCGATGTGGAATGGGAGGTGGTGGTGGAAAATGTAAAAGCAATGAGTGTTGTAGTATTTGGAGTTGGTGTGGAACAACAGAAAGTTATTGTGCTCCGCAAAATTGTCAAAGTCAATGTCCACACACACCTTCACCCTCACCTCCACCTACACCTCCACCTCCATATCCGCGATGTGGAATGGGAGGTGGTGGTGGAAAATGTAAAAGCAATGAGTGTTGTAGTATTTGGAGTTGGTGTGGAACAACAGAAAGTTATTGTGCTCCGCAAAATTGTCAAAGTCAATGCAAAAAGAATATAATCTCATCCGTCATGAATCCAATGAATGTGACCTACGGCATTGAAAGCTTCTAG